In bacterium, a genomic segment contains:
- a CDS encoding metal ABC transporter permease: MMEAIHFLAAPLLMCLILVGIHCYLGIHVLARGVIFVDLALAQVAALGATVPFFFFHEPSGVVQYFFSLGFTLTAAAFLTLSNRFKQTLSQEAVIGVLFAFCSASLIVLADQMPHGSEHVKHSMIGQLLWTTWPDVLKVLIIYSGVSIVYFIFRQPLMANSLGTASRWSMDLLFYGLFAVVITSSVQVAGILIVFSFLIVPALLSAVFFKDAAKRLWFGWGIGTILSVFGMFGSYYWNLPSGAFIVGVFTCVPLLLILIKAIFLHKT; encoded by the coding sequence ATGATGGAAGCGATTCATTTTTTAGCAGCGCCATTGCTGATGTGTTTAATTCTGGTGGGTATCCATTGTTATTTAGGGATACATGTTCTTGCGCGTGGTGTGATATTTGTGGACCTGGCTTTGGCGCAAGTTGCAGCATTAGGGGCTACCGTGCCTTTTTTCTTTTTTCATGAACCATCAGGGGTCGTTCAATATTTTTTTTCACTTGGCTTTACCTTGACGGCAGCAGCTTTTTTAACCCTATCCAATCGGTTTAAACAAACATTATCACAGGAAGCGGTGATAGGTGTTTTGTTTGCGTTTTGTTCTGCCAGCTTAATTGTTTTGGCCGATCAAATGCCACACGGTTCAGAGCATGTCAAACACAGCATGATTGGCCAATTGTTGTGGACGACCTGGCCAGATGTTCTCAAAGTGTTGATTATTTATTCTGGGGTATCCATTGTTTATTTTATTTTTCGGCAGCCGTTGATGGCCAATAGTTTGGGTACAGCATCGCGTTGGAGTATGGATTTGCTTTTTTATGGATTGTTTGCGGTGGTTATTACAAGCTCAGTGCAAGTGGCGGGGATACTTATTGTTTTTTCATTTTTAATTGTTCCAGCCTTGCTCAGTGCAGTATTTTTTAAAGATGCAGCCAAGCGTTTATGGTTTGGTTGGGGCATAGGAACAATACTGAGTGTTTTTGGCATGTTTGGCTCATATTATTGGAACTTGCCCTCAGGGGCATTTATTGTAGGAGTCTTTACCTGTGTTCCCTTACTGTTGATTTTAATCAAAGCTATTTTTCTCCATAAGACTTGA